ggaaaaccataaaatctttaatctatgcttaaattttcgggtaaaaaagagaagaaagcgttgataggaaaaaacaattctaattttacaaaaaaaatgtcgctactgctATTTCTTATAGATCGCGAAGGCGAGCGAAACGagcaccaaaaacaaaaagcccGAAAGTCCGGCTTGCCGGACTTTCGGGCTGGTAATGATAatcgagaaagaaagaaagagcgaGGCTACAATTTAAGCttgaaaaaaaccttaaatgTTGAGGcgctaaaaaaaactggaagcgCAGATGTTGCGCAAAACACAGCTTCCTTGGAGATTttactaggaaaaaaacttttaaccTCTTATATCTGTTACTGGGACTGAAATACGCCATCAACGTTAAAATTTATATCTCCTTGGGGCGCAATTGTCTTGGACTCACTCTTGCTAGTATGTACTCGCAAGTGATTTTTTCCAAGACTGTTTTAGTGGTcggtttcaaaaattttaattgcATTGATTCGATAGATCTTGCATTCACGAATCGATTGATACTTAGATATTATGGTAAAGATTAAATTGAGataagttatgaaaaaaagacaaaaaattcgTTTGTCGAAGAATAAGCGATTCTATTTCAGATCAGCATACGTCAGATAGCTCAATGTTTCCGTTGATTTCGTCATGGTGCAGGGTGACAGCTGGATTATCGGCAATTTGGCTACCAAAAAGCTACTAAATTGAACTTATGGTTATACTTCAAAATGATTCAGGAATTGCTCTCACGTGTGCGCGGTACGACTAAACCAATTGTCGTGCACTGTTCAGCTGGCATCGGACGCACGGGAACAATTGTAGCCATCGAATATATACTAGGTTAGACAAcaactatattttttttccatccaatAGGCAAGAAGAGACTTTACAAACCATTCAACTGTTCGAGCTGTTTGTCGTGCTAGATTTGCTACGAGTGCCCCATACCCTAGAAAAGACAGGTAGAAATTATTCTGAATCTCATATGGAATTCTTTTTACGAATACGGCCAATTCAAGCACCATATTCTGCGCGTTTAGCTTGTGTACATTTTGCTGACCTCGCTTAAATAGTTCTGCAGGCTTTAATTGCGTttttattagggtgttcggaacgTATCTCTAGTATAGTATCggaaatttcgcagtagcgcagattttttgagatgttctggaagttcccgttttaaatatattatataaagacactaccgcttgtatacaccTACATACATATCTGGCTCTCTCTttcttgcctatttcatcctacaatggccgaacattccatccatattcgacacgtactcctttacgagttcgaatctggccactccgctgctgaagcccatcgaaacttaagtcaagtattcggcatTGAAtccccttctgagcggtctgtgcacgcctggttccagcgcttcaaagctggaaacaagaaactcaaagatgagcctcgctctggtcgaccgactgcaatatcgttcgacgattCTGGCGGGGCAGCATCCACATGAAGGTGTTCGGTATTTCGCTGCCAGTCTCGgttgttcgctgtccaccgtgagcaatggactgcgatctctcggaatggtgaaaaagctcggtcagtggctcccacatgcgTTGAAtgacggcaaccgccaaatACGCCTGAACATCTGCATTTAGCTattctccagaagccgcagattcaACTGGCTGTACACCATTGTCattggagatgaaaaataggTCCTCTGTGTCAATCACACTCACAAACGTGCGTGacgcgctggcgatgaaatgccggatcctttcgtgaaagatGAAATCCataagaaggtcatgctgggCGTCTtgtggggagttcatggaatctaccgtttcgaactgctgccggacaacacgacagttactgttgaggtctactgcgctcaactgcaaagactggtcgacaagatccgcaaggagcacctgaagctcgacaacgttcgcctgctgcacgataacgcgcgccctcacatcgcgaagaagacttcccaggaattctggaaattggaaggaaattctgaagctcggatgggaagttctaccgcacccactGTACAGCACGGATCTGGCTCGAGCAAGAACCACCttttccgatcgcttcagcaacacctggaagagaagcgctacgatgatcgtgaccacctcgaaaatgaccttcgggctttcttcgcctccaagtcgccggagttctacgccaaaaaaatccgtgatcttgtggacgttggcagaaggttatcgatgttgatggagattatttcgtcaaATAATAagatgttgttaaaaagttgtgttgttttgaaattttgccgtatttcgatactttccgaacaccctaataggtGCAACATACCATGAAATTGAGGATATTGGAGTACGATCCATACGAATAGATGCGGTTAAGAATGTAGTTTACGAGTATTACCAAACGAATTCCTCttaattattcgaaaaaaataggaaatagcGGTGTAACACCGAATCCGCCTGCGAGAGACCTAACAAGGTTCCATATTTGCGGGAGCTGGAAGACACACGACTTCTACAAGCGAGCGGAAAAGACAACGCCAGCAACCGCTCGAAAATGCGGCGCCCGCTGTCGCAATCGTAACAGTTTGTTAGGTGCCTAGTAAAATTTGACGAGTTTGATCGAAAAGACAGTTTCCTACATTGTTCCCCAAGACACTTAATGGAAGAGTCAGCGTGAGTTCATATTCGTGAAGTGAACCAATAACCTTATCTATTCATGAGGAGATCCCAACACACTAAActccgtggtatgctgcatttGAGGTGAAACAATGACTGGTTTAATACAAAAACTCATTCTTTTCACTGCAGAGCGAATGCAGGCAGGTCATGAGTGTGCAGCAATGAATGATCTTCTAAAAGAGCTACGTAACCAAAGGGCATATACAATTCAAAATGATTTGGTACGAATTCTGCATTATTGGTAATCATTACTGGTTctggggaacggtcaagaggtactcGTGTGATGGGCCTTCAGGAAGCTAATGAGCGTCGATAATTACAACGCGTGACTTTGACACCGTCACAGCCGCCATAGTTGCCTGATCGCTCTTCTCGTGctacgccccgcccacgccgcTTTCTCCGTCAATTTCGCGTCTGGTCCTCTTaggattcatttttttgccGCATCCGCGGCTCCCACTATGCActttttgaaacgaaaaaaaagagcgaatgGTGATAAAAGTTGTTTGAAACTAAAAGAGATGAAGCAGAGTTGTTTAAGAAGATTATGTAAGTGAAGTACCGTTTAGAAACGTGAGTGGAAGTGtttattatcatttgtttttatttttccgaaTTGTTAGATGGAAACCACCCACTTATCTCTGAAAATACAAGGAGCGTTTTTTAAAACGCTCCGGGTCTACCGGCGTCAAATAGGTGCACCTGCACCAGACAGCTATGAAATAGGGTGGACGGATGGGTCCCACGCCGTGGAATTGCAGCGCCATAGTGCAGTATTGTCGCTCAGTAACTTCGCGTACATtttgcaaaaggtaaatggaaCGTTCCAACCGTTTCATACCCCGCGCCAATGTGCGCgttttctcagaaagtggaaacacgaatgaaaccggctgcttaaatagcatCAACactttacatgatctgacaaGGAACGTTATCcctatcagtacgatgatgtcgttcacgtcatcttatgttaaacatcattctgtgatatctgttggggaaaacaggaagaaaatccatacttcgagtaatattttcaaattgtgccTCTattattggtatcgaaggagtgtttgaaagTGTAGTTCggatattctcaaaatgtagaacagacgtgtttagaaagaaatctatgaaatcttttaCCTTTGATTctagtaaaaaagaaagaagaaaacgttgttagaaaagcagaattttgattttacagGAGATGCTAGTACTATTAATGTTCATTGGTCAATGAGGGCaagcgaagagaacaccacaaaaaggtctgaagtccggctttagccggacgttcagacgaCGTGTCCAACGGCGTTAGATAGTTGTGCTGACGCCGCAAAGCGGCAAATTACGGTGGGACTGCTCCTACGCCGTCGAATTTGTGTGCTGGTGGCAGTAAGCTGTAAATTGGGGCgggacgggtcctacggcgtcgaattggtgctcAGGGGCCAACAACCGTTATTATGGGTTGCGACGGATCCCATGGCGTTGAATTAGTGCGCCAGCGCCTTTAAACAGTTTAGACGGATCCGACATAGTCGCGGAGCAGTAGTACCGCGCAAAAACTCGAAGTGAATTTGCCAAGAAGTGAACGGAACCTTATGTGCATGAACGCTGCTGCTGCGTTTCATCCCTATATAATGCGCCGCATGTCTATTCTTCTGCACGTTTTCTTCATCAGGTTAGCAACATCCTATCTTTGGAAATTAGAAATACGAATGAAAACGGACGCTTAAATTGTAGCTAacaagttccaagttcgaccttctttgaatcttggcatcgtagagtttgattgtgtactactttctcaagctgaaccaagattgttattgatctttattctggctaacgtttcggcgtcgtcgccttcttcagagcctggaaaaatcaaagacacgtgtaatctactctctcaaacgcctcgtcatcccacaagatatgatttagcaaatagattatttaaaagcaacgtcagaaaagcagaccagcgctcaccttgatagccacgaaatcgtgatgttagcggaccaccagttgtgagagttgcgccgctagtattaactagtaacgatgcccccgcctctgatcccgtaggtcaaaacccgcaaagctcctgatatggcgccagctcgttggtcacagcgatgcattcttctttacgattcatgataggacttttggccgtgatataaaacgcttccaatgtttttcgcgctagaacgtctgattcgcgtgccaagatagtgacagccatcttgaaaggggtgttgtcatgacactgacactgtagctaacagtttacatgatctggcgtggaactttatctttaccagtacgatgatgacgttcatgTCTTTTCATGTCAGCACATTATTCTGCGCTAACTGttgaggaaaaggaaaaagagagaaaaacttATGCTTGGAATTATGGTTCCAAATTTTTGCGGTATCAGTCGAGTATGTGTAGGTGTAAAGTCGAGAttgaatactctccaaatgtaaCACTTAAGCTTCTAGGAAGAGAAGTATGAAatcatcacttcaattcatcaTTATTTCAAGAATGTTCTTaggtttataaaaaaaacgaaagaagcgtTGCTTGAAATAATACAAACTTAATTTCAAGGATTGTGTCACCacattt
This is a stretch of genomic DNA from Necator americanus strain Aroian chromosome II, whole genome shotgun sequence. It encodes these proteins:
- a CDS encoding hypothetical protein (NECATOR_CHRII.G6388.T1); translation: MRIESKNYCENLQRCFGRFNNDSYHGYGTLVQDNVPAHKNQHTSDSSMFPLISSWCRVTAGLSELLSRVRGTTKPIVVHCSAGIGRTGTIVAIEYILERMQAGHECAAMNDLLKELRNQRAYTIQNDLQYLYIHRVMLCYFLEKHRNRYEAILTEENKAKYKKFVEDYNMATNT
- a CDS encoding hypothetical protein (NECATOR_CHRII.G6388.T2); this encodes MIQELLSRVRGTTKPIVVHCSAGIGRTGTIVAIEYILERMQAGHECAAMNDLLKELRNQRAYTIQNDLQYLYIHRVMLCYFLEKHRNRYEAILTEENKAKYKKFVEDYNMATNT